The following proteins are encoded in a genomic region of Ailuropoda melanoleuca isolate Jingjing chromosome 10, ASM200744v2, whole genome shotgun sequence:
- the PRR14 gene encoding proline-rich protein 14 isoform X2 — MATHTVPLVPQEETATPQHRSNRRDSVHSQPPASPPRQATWSSQTRPPDPLHLCREPLSRIHRPSSTLRPRSRTTPGPEEGPSRKVDWAPQPTLVVMLEDIASPRPLAEGFAGETPNFLIPARRAEPMTIVHQSVPPSRALDPPFQPSALSEDPPVTPPPAPDPVLEPPSIPPPASLLRPRLSPWGLAPLFRSVRSKLESFADIFLTPNKAPRPPPPSPPMKLELKIAISEAEQSGATEDTASVSPRPPIRQWRAQDHSPPAPLSKPSLGRSHSCPDLGPPGPDSCAWPPAPHPPSRSRPRRHTVGGGEMARAPPPPRPCLRKEVFPLGGVGGSPPLVTSCSSTAASSSFSEPAEPRLGSAKMKEPRASEDQVLSDPETKTMGKVSRFRIRRTPARPQLNLTPMGLPRPIRLNKKEFSLEEIYTNKNYQLPTTRRTFETIFEEPRERNGTLIFTSSKKLRRAVEFRDSSLPRSRRPSRGVRAAAGRTLTPSLAPSPDVGPLLQQRLEELDASLLEEEEVDRERPHRT; from the exons ATGGCTACCCACACG GTTCCCCTGGTCCCCCAAGAAGAGACCGCCACCCCACAGCACCGCAGCAACCGGCGGGATTCTGTCCACAGCCAGCCACCTGCCTCGCCACCCCGACAGGCCACGTGGTCCTCACAGACCAG GCCTCCCGACCCACTGCACTTATGCCGAGAGCCCTTGAGCCGCATCCACCGGCCCTCTTCTACCCTGAGGCCGCGATCAAGGACAACCCCTGGCCCAGAGGAGGGCCCTTCACGAAAGGTGGACTGGGCCCCCCAGCCCACTCTGGTGGTGATGCTAGAAGACATTGCCAGCCCAAGACCCCTAGCTGAG GGCTTTGCTGGTGAGACTCCCAACTTCCTCATCCCAGCGAGAAG AGCCGAGCCTATGACGATTGTTCACCAGTCAGTGCCTCCGTCCAGGGCCTTGGATCCCCCATTCCAGCCCTCTGCTCTGTCTGAAGACCCTCCAGTGACCCCACCGCCAG CCCCGGATCCTGTACTGGAGCCCCCATCGATCCCACCGCCGGCCAGCCTTTTACGCCCCCGCCTCAGTCCCTGGGGCTTGGCTCCCCTCTTCCGTTCCGTCCGCTCCAAGCTGGAGAGCTTTGCTGACATCTTCCTCACGCCCAACAAAGCCCCacggcccccacccccatcacccccCATGAAGCTGGAGTTGAAGATTGCCATCTCAGAGGCCGAGCAGTCTGGGGCTACTGAGGACACTGCGTCTGTCAGTCCCCGGCCCCCTATCCGCCAGTGGCGGGCCCAAGACCACAGTCCCCCAGCACCTCTCTCTAAGCCCTCTCTGGGCCGAAGCCACTCCTGCCCTGATCTGGGGCCCCCTGGCCCAGATTCCTGCGCCTGGCCCCCTGCTCCACACCCCCCAAGCCGGTCACGGCCCCGGCGGCACACtgtgggtggtggggagatggCCCGAGCCCCACCGCCCCCTCGACCCTGTCTCCGGAAAGAGGTCTTCCCTCTTGGAGGAGTGGGAGGCTCTCCTCCCCTTGTCACATCTTGCTCGTCCACCGcagcttcttcctccttctctgaaCCTGCAGAACCCAG GTTGGGTTCAGCCAAGATGAAGGAGCCAAGGGCCTCAGAGGACCAGGTGCTTTCAGACCCTGAGACCAAG ACCATGGGGAAGGTTTCTCGATTCCGAATACGCAGGACACCAGCCCGTCCTCAGCTAAACCTTACACCAATGGGGCTGCCTCGACCAATCAG GTTGAACAAGAAGGAGTTCAGCTTAGAAGAAATTTATACCAACAAGAATTATCAGTTGCCTACAACCAGGAG GACCTTTGAGACCATCTTCGAGGAACCCCGGGAGCGCAACGGGACTTTGATTTTCACCAGCTCAAAGAAGCTTCGGCGGGCTGTAGAGTTTCGGGACAGCAGCCTTCCTCGATCCCGGCGGCCATCTCGTGGGGTCCGGGCTGCAGCTGGCAGGACCCTTACCCCgagcctggcccccagcccagaTGTGGGACCTCTGCTGCAACAGCGGCTGGAGGAGCTGGACGCCTCACTCCtcgaggaggaggaagtggataGGGAGCGGCCCCATCGGACCTAG
- the PRR14 gene encoding proline-rich protein 14 isoform X1, with translation MDLPGDSSPPGRPRLCRQPLARALWGARSPKRPRLQSLAAPSPLEKASRRVLAVVLEDVMATHTVPLVPQEETATPQHRSNRRDSVHSQPPASPPRQATWSSQTRPPDPLHLCREPLSRIHRPSSTLRPRSRTTPGPEEGPSRKVDWAPQPTLVVMLEDIASPRPLAEGFAGETPNFLIPARRAEPMTIVHQSVPPSRALDPPFQPSALSEDPPVTPPPAPDPVLEPPSIPPPASLLRPRLSPWGLAPLFRSVRSKLESFADIFLTPNKAPRPPPPSPPMKLELKIAISEAEQSGATEDTASVSPRPPIRQWRAQDHSPPAPLSKPSLGRSHSCPDLGPPGPDSCAWPPAPHPPSRSRPRRHTVGGGEMARAPPPPRPCLRKEVFPLGGVGGSPPLVTSCSSTAASSSFSEPAEPRLGSAKMKEPRASEDQVLSDPETKTMGKVSRFRIRRTPARPQLNLTPMGLPRPIRLNKKEFSLEEIYTNKNYQLPTTRRTFETIFEEPRERNGTLIFTSSKKLRRAVEFRDSSLPRSRRPSRGVRAAAGRTLTPSLAPSPDVGPLLQQRLEELDASLLEEEEVDRERPHRT, from the exons ATGGACTTGCCCGGGGACTCCAG CCCACCTGGCCGGCCACGTCTTTGCCGCCAGCCCTTGGCTCGAGCATTATggggagccaggagccccaaacgGCCGAGACTGCAGTCTCTAGCTGCCCCTTCACCTTTGGAAAAGGCCTCTCGGCGGGTTTTGGCTGTGGTGCTGGAAGATGTTATGGCTACCCACACG GTTCCCCTGGTCCCCCAAGAAGAGACCGCCACCCCACAGCACCGCAGCAACCGGCGGGATTCTGTCCACAGCCAGCCACCTGCCTCGCCACCCCGACAGGCCACGTGGTCCTCACAGACCAG GCCTCCCGACCCACTGCACTTATGCCGAGAGCCCTTGAGCCGCATCCACCGGCCCTCTTCTACCCTGAGGCCGCGATCAAGGACAACCCCTGGCCCAGAGGAGGGCCCTTCACGAAAGGTGGACTGGGCCCCCCAGCCCACTCTGGTGGTGATGCTAGAAGACATTGCCAGCCCAAGACCCCTAGCTGAG GGCTTTGCTGGTGAGACTCCCAACTTCCTCATCCCAGCGAGAAG AGCCGAGCCTATGACGATTGTTCACCAGTCAGTGCCTCCGTCCAGGGCCTTGGATCCCCCATTCCAGCCCTCTGCTCTGTCTGAAGACCCTCCAGTGACCCCACCGCCAG CCCCGGATCCTGTACTGGAGCCCCCATCGATCCCACCGCCGGCCAGCCTTTTACGCCCCCGCCTCAGTCCCTGGGGCTTGGCTCCCCTCTTCCGTTCCGTCCGCTCCAAGCTGGAGAGCTTTGCTGACATCTTCCTCACGCCCAACAAAGCCCCacggcccccacccccatcacccccCATGAAGCTGGAGTTGAAGATTGCCATCTCAGAGGCCGAGCAGTCTGGGGCTACTGAGGACACTGCGTCTGTCAGTCCCCGGCCCCCTATCCGCCAGTGGCGGGCCCAAGACCACAGTCCCCCAGCACCTCTCTCTAAGCCCTCTCTGGGCCGAAGCCACTCCTGCCCTGATCTGGGGCCCCCTGGCCCAGATTCCTGCGCCTGGCCCCCTGCTCCACACCCCCCAAGCCGGTCACGGCCCCGGCGGCACACtgtgggtggtggggagatggCCCGAGCCCCACCGCCCCCTCGACCCTGTCTCCGGAAAGAGGTCTTCCCTCTTGGAGGAGTGGGAGGCTCTCCTCCCCTTGTCACATCTTGCTCGTCCACCGcagcttcttcctccttctctgaaCCTGCAGAACCCAG GTTGGGTTCAGCCAAGATGAAGGAGCCAAGGGCCTCAGAGGACCAGGTGCTTTCAGACCCTGAGACCAAG ACCATGGGGAAGGTTTCTCGATTCCGAATACGCAGGACACCAGCCCGTCCTCAGCTAAACCTTACACCAATGGGGCTGCCTCGACCAATCAG GTTGAACAAGAAGGAGTTCAGCTTAGAAGAAATTTATACCAACAAGAATTATCAGTTGCCTACAACCAGGAG GACCTTTGAGACCATCTTCGAGGAACCCCGGGAGCGCAACGGGACTTTGATTTTCACCAGCTCAAAGAAGCTTCGGCGGGCTGTAGAGTTTCGGGACAGCAGCCTTCCTCGATCCCGGCGGCCATCTCGTGGGGTCCGGGCTGCAGCTGGCAGGACCCTTACCCCgagcctggcccccagcccagaTGTGGGACCTCTGCTGCAACAGCGGCTGGAGGAGCTGGACGCCTCACTCCtcgaggaggaggaagtggataGGGAGCGGCCCCATCGGACCTAG